From Verrucomicrobia bacterium S94, the proteins below share one genomic window:
- a CDS encoding IS1380 family transposase, with the protein MHANRIHCELLPGKKQPRPTMDKDNQIQLPFSPLKNRKVSAVFDEPLVSSDGGLMLVREVLEETGIIRSLAGALHDPRHPSYVDHTMEELLTQRVVRICCGYEDANDCDALRDDPLFKMAAGRLPEDGALASQPTMSRLENRVSVRELLRMGYALVDQFIASFDHAPEAIVLDLDPTADHVHGRQQMALFNAFEDEYCFMPFHLYDGLSGKLITTVLRPGKTPTDREIISVLKRVVKRIRAAFPCTRLIFRADSHHTKPVVMDWLEAQSVDFVTGLQTNSRLKAQFAQALADARKKHECTGREACVFASAFYQARTWSRARRVICRVLVNANGEDLRFIITSFENSGAKYLYETVYCGRGAMELMIKDHKNGLLSDRTSCHRFSANQFRLFLHSAAYVVMHHLRSVRLKGTRFCRAEFKTLRLKLLKIGVRVETGKTRIKLHMPQAFAEIMTLKTSVFANTG; encoded by the coding sequence ATGCACGCAAATAGAATACATTGCGAATTGCTTCCCGGCAAAAAACAACCAAGGCCGACAATGGATAAAGATAATCAGATTCAGCTTCCTTTCTCACCTCTTAAAAACCGTAAAGTCTCCGCTGTCTTTGACGAACCCCTGGTCAGCTCGGACGGCGGGCTGATGCTTGTTCGCGAGGTGCTCGAAGAGACCGGAATCATCCGCTCGCTCGCCGGGGCGTTGCACGATCCCCGCCATCCGTCGTATGTCGACCATACGATGGAGGAGTTGTTGACCCAGCGTGTTGTCCGGATCTGCTGCGGCTACGAAGACGCGAATGATTGTGACGCCTTGCGCGACGATCCGCTGTTCAAAATGGCGGCGGGCCGTCTTCCCGAAGACGGTGCGCTCGCCTCGCAGCCCACTATGTCGCGGCTCGAAAACCGCGTGTCTGTCCGGGAGCTGCTCCGGATGGGGTATGCCTTGGTGGATCAGTTCATTGCATCGTTTGATCATGCGCCGGAGGCCATCGTGCTTGATCTGGATCCCACCGCCGACCATGTTCATGGCCGGCAGCAGATGGCCTTGTTCAATGCCTTCGAGGATGAATACTGCTTCATGCCGTTTCACCTGTACGACGGACTCAGCGGGAAGCTGATCACCACAGTGCTTCGCCCGGGCAAGACGCCGACGGACCGGGAAATTATCAGCGTACTCAAGCGGGTGGTAAAACGTATCCGGGCGGCCTTTCCATGCACCCGCCTGATCTTCCGTGCAGACTCGCACCACACGAAGCCCGTGGTCATGGACTGGCTGGAGGCACAATCAGTGGACTTTGTCACCGGACTCCAGACGAACTCGCGTTTAAAAGCACAGTTTGCACAGGCCCTTGCTGACGCACGCAAAAAGCATGAATGTACCGGCCGTGAAGCGTGTGTTTTTGCATCCGCCTTTTATCAGGCCCGTACCTGGAGCCGGGCGCGCCGCGTGATCTGCCGGGTACTGGTCAATGCGAACGGGGAGGATCTGCGTTTTATCATTACCTCCTTCGAAAACAGCGGCGCGAAATATCTTTATGAAACGGTCTACTGCGGGCGCGGCGCGATGGAGCTGATGATCAAAGATCACAAGAACGGCCTGCTGTCGGACCGGACCAGCTGCCACCGATTCAGTGCCAATCAGTTTCGCCTGTTCCTGCACTCCGCGGCCTACGTCGTGATGCACCACCTGCGCAGCGTGCGACTCAAGGGCACGCGGTTCTGTCGTGCCGAATTTAAAACCCTCCGCCTGAAACTGCTCAAAATCGGTGTTCGGGTGGAGACAGGGAAGACCCGCATCAAGCTGCATATGCCCCAGGCCTTTGCAGAAATCATGACCCTGAAAACATCCGTATTCGCAAATACAGGATAG
- a CDS encoding alpha-L-fucosidase — MRLWISTVLLGAGLAAQVEAGMSYEATFESLDRHETPEWFKDAKFGIYTHWTPTTVGNEIAGVGWYPFYMYADVTINRYPPMMGHPAETNEGPHWAYTEHVKRFGEPKDFGWKDLLKTFQPKSFDAAEWADLFEEAGARFAGPVAIHHDGYAMWNSSVTRWNAQTQAGFDPSKELEREIRKRGMKFIASFHHSHTWRYFIPSYRHDGTDPEYVDLYFEPHRYGDPLSPRFKKWWRGLLDEYIEKYDPDMIWMDMGTRDIPNDLMYPFLADYYNHGEKSGKEVATTVKSYSPYLPGAIVDYEKGRVKDLEPKPWLTDDTVAPGWFHSSRPGVKTANDIIDILADIVSKNGCLLLNVGPTSDGVIPESEKEILRTVGAWLKVNGEAIYDTRPWHTAGEGPTEIEKSGGFLKKVHYTAEDIRYTQSKDHKTVYAIVLDRPEGQILMKSVTASDGVAGVSLLGSGVDIEWKQTAAGLSVRMPEDVAEAHAYVFKLNR, encoded by the coding sequence ATGAGATTGTGGATCAGTACTGTTTTGCTGGGGGCCGGTCTGGCCGCTCAGGTAGAGGCCGGGATGTCCTATGAGGCCACGTTTGAATCCCTGGATCGGCATGAGACGCCGGAATGGTTTAAGGATGCCAAATTCGGCATCTACACTCACTGGACGCCGACGACCGTAGGCAACGAAATTGCCGGTGTGGGCTGGTATCCTTTCTATATGTATGCCGATGTGACGATCAACCGGTATCCGCCCATGATGGGTCATCCTGCGGAAACCAACGAGGGTCCTCACTGGGCCTACACTGAACATGTGAAGCGTTTCGGAGAACCGAAGGATTTCGGCTGGAAGGATCTCCTGAAGACGTTTCAGCCTAAATCGTTTGATGCCGCCGAATGGGCGGATCTGTTTGAAGAGGCCGGCGCACGGTTTGCCGGTCCTGTAGCGATCCATCATGATGGCTATGCCATGTGGAACAGTTCCGTCACCCGCTGGAATGCTCAGACGCAGGCCGGGTTTGATCCTTCAAAGGAACTGGAACGGGAAATCCGTAAGCGCGGGATGAAATTTATAGCTTCCTTTCATCACAGCCATACCTGGCGCTATTTTATTCCGTCGTATCGGCATGACGGAACAGATCCGGAATATGTGGATCTCTATTTTGAGCCGCACCGCTATGGCGATCCGCTGTCGCCGCGTTTTAAAAAATGGTGGCGGGGTCTGCTGGATGAATATATTGAAAAATATGACCCTGACATGATCTGGATGGATATGGGTACGCGTGATATTCCGAATGATCTGATGTATCCGTTTCTTGCAGATTACTACAATCACGGCGAAAAATCCGGAAAAGAAGTCGCCACTACCGTGAAGAGCTATTCGCCGTATCTGCCCGGGGCCATTGTCGATTATGAAAAGGGCCGTGTAAAAGATCTGGAACCGAAACCCTGGCTGACGGACGATACGGTTGCGCCGGGCTGGTTCCATTCCAGCCGTCCCGGAGTGAAAACCGCTAATGATATCATCGATATTCTGGCGGATATTGTCAGTAAAAACGGTTGTCTGCTGTTGAATGTGGGGCCAACCTCCGACGGGGTTATTCCGGAATCTGAAAAGGAGATTCTACGCACGGTCGGTGCCTGGTTGAAGGTGAATGGAGAGGCCATTTATGACACCCGTCCGTGGCATACAGCCGGCGAGGGGCCGACTGAGATTGAGAAATCAGGCGGGTTCCTGAAAAAAGTGCATTATACGGCGGAGGATATCCGTTATACGCAGAGCAAGGACCATAAAACGGTTTATGCCATTGTGCTGGATCGACCGGAGGGACAGATCCTGATGAAATCGGTTACTGCTTCCGATGGCGTCGCGGGGGTTTCGCTGCTGGGTTCCGGTGTGGATATCGAGTGGAAACAGACTGCCGCCGGTCTGTCGGTGCGGATGCCGGAAGATGTGGCAGAGGCCCATGCGTATGTTTTTAAACTGAACCGTTAA
- a CDS encoding AraC family transcriptional regulator — protein sequence MNTSITLHYGVYQHIAPYWNGTTYYGNTWRLYYNETAGARVITRYETVDMSPGYIYLSPPHLSFQAMSENDPKQFGLHFYASEPYDRVETKVYAIPMSSLLQELLDATLNEIRPYPQFLTDRGMMYATALTATALAGIPAEYIHVYAVDVRIAEAMKYFQDNIHKSIDLEQVAGRVGLSKGAFIRLFKKETGLTPYAWLMDSRIAWACDLLTRNTIPIDLIAEYTGFNDRFHFSKAFKKRIGLAPAAYRDREPRPNQPEENHTMLLSDDDISPAR from the coding sequence ATGAATACTTCTATCACTTTACATTATGGCGTTTATCAGCATATTGCTCCCTACTGGAACGGAACCACCTATTACGGAAACACGTGGCGGCTGTATTACAATGAAACGGCTGGCGCACGGGTTATTACCCGTTATGAAACCGTCGACATGTCGCCCGGCTACATCTACCTTTCGCCTCCTCACCTCTCCTTTCAGGCTATGTCAGAAAATGATCCCAAACAGTTCGGACTCCATTTTTATGCCTCTGAACCCTACGACCGGGTGGAGACCAAAGTCTATGCGATTCCTATGAGTTCACTGCTTCAGGAACTGCTCGACGCAACACTGAACGAAATCCGGCCTTATCCACAGTTTCTGACCGATCGCGGAATGATGTATGCCACTGCTCTTACCGCAACCGCGCTTGCCGGAATACCTGCTGAATATATTCACGTGTATGCTGTGGATGTCCGGATTGCGGAAGCCATGAAATATTTTCAGGACAATATTCATAAATCCATTGATCTGGAACAGGTGGCCGGACGGGTCGGCCTGAGCAAAGGCGCCTTCATCCGTCTGTTTAAAAAAGAGACCGGTTTAACCCCCTACGCCTGGCTCATGGATTCCCGTATCGCCTGGGCGTGCGATCTACTCACCCGGAATACAATTCCCATCGATCTGATTGCGGAATATACCGGTTTCAATGATCGTTTTCATTTTTCAAAAGCATTCAAAAAAAGAATCGGTCTGGCTCCTGCGGCCTACCGCGACCGCGAACCCAGACCAAACCAGCCGGAAGAAAACCATACAATGCTACTGTCCGATGACGACATCAGCCCGGCGCGATAA